In Triticum aestivum cultivar Chinese Spring chromosome 5B, IWGSC CS RefSeq v2.1, whole genome shotgun sequence, the following proteins share a genomic window:
- the LOC123112934 gene encoding uncharacterized protein isoform X1, which yields MIRWAGALVPSTAAQRGTKKKIGAAWTKIGSCTTTSISSRGGGRWQQQKRPEWRKGACRRPKRTAQALRAAQVGGGGHLCGSCAGGRRCWVASKTTRRCRPSVMEPPPVELSPERSRRADAKLASVCARKQGRRKFAAAGQVGGGASGTSSPADPYDGWGTLCPPATGGAGGWGARCPWASGEEEGQISMRFKMIRSF from the exons ATGATCCGCTG GGCGGGGGCGCTGGTACCTTCAACAGCAGCACAGCGGGGGACAAAGAAGAAGATTGGGGCTGCCTGGACGAAGATCGGGAGCTGCACCACCACTAGCATAAGCAGCAGAGGCGGAGGAAGATGGCAACAGCAGAAGAGGCCGGAGTGGCGGAAGGGGGCATGCCGGCGGCCGAAGCGGACGGCCCAGGCCCTGCGAGCGGCACAGGTAGGCGGCGGTGGTCACCTCTGTGGCAGCTGCGCAGGTGGGCGGCGGTGCTGGGTCGCAAGCAAGACGACAAGGAGATGCCGCCCATCAGTCATGGAGCCGCCGCCCGTCGAGTTgtcgccggagaggagcaggcgggCGGATGCGAAGCTCGCCTCCGTGTGCGCACGTAAGCAGGGGAGGCGCAAGTTTGCAGCAGCGGGGCAGGTGGGTGGCGGCGCAAGTGGGACTTCGTCGCCGGCTGATCCCTACGACGGCTGGGGCACGCTGTGCCCGCCGGCGACGGGGGGAGCCGGAGGCTGGGGCGCGCGGTGCCCGTGGGCGTCGGGGGAGGAAGAAGGGCAGATTAGCATGAGATTTAAAATGATAAGGTCTTTTTGA
- the LOC123112934 gene encoding uncharacterized protein isoform X2 encodes MRCLLALHGRNLIIKRKNRSPFAWQLSAVLHFLYQDQGGVRMTGSHGAATQGQALHVRFNQDQGLVFGPLLQHVPLNMTCRTLNGCTRKGKRQQGGRGYFSKELWYTCILSLGTQMTHQSKLATGEIVT; translated from the exons ATGCGCTGCTTGCTTGCATTGCACGGGCGCAATTTGATTATCAAGAGAAAGAACAGATCCCCATTTGCTTGGCAACTGAGTGCAGTACTG CATTTCCTTTATCAAGATCAAGGAGGAGTGAGAATGACAGGCAGCCATGGAGCAGCAACTCAAGGTCAAGCCCTCCATGTACGATTCAATCAAGATCAAG GTTTGGTCTTCGGCCCTCTGTTGCAGCATGTGCCGCTCAACATGACCTGTAGAACACTGAATGGATGCACAAGAAAAGGAAAAAGGCAGCAAGGAGGGAGAGGATATTTTAGTAAGGA GCTGTGGTACACATGCATATTGAGCCTAGGTACACAGATGACTCATCAATCGAAGCTTGCTACAGGTGAAATTGTGACGTAA
- the LOC123112934 gene encoding uncharacterized protein isoform X3, protein MRCLLALHGRNLIIKRKNRSPFAWQLSAVLHFLYQDQGGVRMTGSHGAATQGQALHVRFNQDQGLVFGPLLQHVPLNMTCRTLNGCTRKGKRQQGGRGYFSKE, encoded by the exons ATGCGCTGCTTGCTTGCATTGCACGGGCGCAATTTGATTATCAAGAGAAAGAACAGATCCCCATTTGCTTGGCAACTGAGTGCAGTACTG CATTTCCTTTATCAAGATCAAGGAGGAGTGAGAATGACAGGCAGCCATGGAGCAGCAACTCAAGGTCAAGCCCTCCATGTACGATTCAATCAAGATCAAG GTTTGGTCTTCGGCCCTCTGTTGCAGCATGTGCCGCTCAACATGACCTGTAGAACACTGAATGGATGCACAAGAAAAGGAAAAAGGCAGCAAGGAGGGAGAGGATATTTTAGTAAGGA GTGA